The Patescibacteria group bacterium genome has a segment encoding these proteins:
- a CDS encoding DUF4012 domain-containing protein — translation MNTPKTKKNQTVKNVQYRKSQDDARTVPESNVINLREIVLQKEIERLKNELDRKQRGSIFSGLKKKSAIAPAGTRARAPIVVSQPATSVAAPPKKVRSSWKFSLPRWRIRGYALRSALGFGVVGALLLLFIYGLWGYQSLQDMRDRVAEISIQAFGQLVVAGQAATQSDYTLAKTQFSEATDTFALAQRELNRSGKSILSLLKYVPVKGKLLSSGEHLLLAGQAMSLAGQDLTQMVQMLNPGVTPNQSILDERTVVDLLEQSQEYIEPARDKIKLAAEHVAQVDGAALPEQYRADFARIQSVLPGLAKDMDQFIDFNQVMHQVLGGTGTRRYLLIFQNNREMRPTGGFIGSMALIDVERGAIKKIEIPGGGPYDMQGQLKEKVIAPAPLHLVNPNWYLQDANWFPDWPTSAQKVMWFYEKSGGPTVDGVISLTPEVITNLLKITGSIDMQAKYGVTITSENFIDETLNQVELVYDKTTNKPKQFIADLLPELLNKLLASNQTAFLSVLDSLSQSLDGRQMLMYLNDPTLENQVKNFGWGGDIKSTAGDYLMVVNSNISGGKTDAVIDQTIDHDLEINTDGTATATVEITRTHTGQPGDTWTGVKNVDYLRLYVPQGATLLEATGFEQPDPKLMKSPSREYAPDADLANIEGRVIIDERSGTRINQEFGKTVFGNWAQVEPGQSIKLRLVYRLPINLKPDGVINRAVLYSLYVQKQSGSFNSVYRSTISYPESWAISGVWPDPNAVQADNSTFRIDTVLKGDYVFGTVFEK, via the coding sequence ATGAACACACCCAAAACGAAGAAGAATCAAACAGTAAAAAACGTCCAATACCGCAAGAGCCAAGATGACGCCCGAACCGTGCCGGAGTCAAATGTTATTAATCTCCGGGAAATTGTTCTGCAAAAGGAAATCGAACGGCTAAAAAACGAGCTGGATCGAAAACAACGCGGCTCGATATTCAGCGGTTTGAAAAAGAAATCCGCGATAGCGCCCGCCGGTACACGTGCCAGGGCGCCGATTGTGGTATCTCAACCAGCGACTTCGGTTGCGGCACCACCTAAAAAAGTTCGTTCGAGTTGGAAGTTTAGTCTGCCGCGGTGGCGCATTCGAGGCTACGCCTTGCGATCGGCGTTGGGTTTCGGCGTAGTGGGAGCGTTGTTATTGTTGTTTATTTATGGTTTGTGGGGGTATCAAAGCCTGCAGGATATGCGCGACCGCGTGGCGGAGATTTCAATCCAGGCTTTTGGCCAGCTGGTTGTAGCTGGCCAGGCGGCCACCCAGAGCGATTACACTCTGGCCAAAACCCAATTTTCCGAGGCGACAGATACCTTTGCGCTCGCACAACGGGAACTGAATCGATCGGGCAAATCTATCCTGTCGTTATTAAAATACGTGCCAGTCAAGGGTAAATTGCTCAGCTCGGGTGAGCATCTGTTGTTGGCCGGCCAGGCGATGTCTCTGGCGGGTCAGGATTTGACTCAGATGGTGCAAATGTTGAACCCGGGCGTAACTCCAAATCAGAGTATCTTGGATGAACGAACGGTGGTTGATCTGCTGGAACAAAGCCAGGAATATATCGAACCGGCCCGGGATAAAATAAAGCTGGCGGCGGAACATGTGGCCCAGGTGGACGGCGCGGCCTTGCCGGAACAATATCGGGCCGACTTTGCCAGGATTCAGAGCGTTTTGCCGGGACTAGCCAAAGACATGGATCAGTTTATTGATTTTAATCAAGTCATGCACCAAGTGCTGGGTGGCACCGGTACGCGCCGCTATTTATTAATATTCCAAAACAATCGGGAAATGCGTCCGACCGGAGGCTTTATCGGCAGTATGGCGCTGATCGATGTCGAGCGGGGAGCGATCAAGAAAATTGAGATACCGGGCGGCGGTCCCTATGACATGCAGGGTCAGCTCAAGGAAAAGGTAATTGCGCCGGCGCCGCTGCATCTGGTAAACCCTAATTGGTATCTTCAGGATGCCAATTGGTTTCCCGACTGGCCGACTTCGGCTCAGAAAGTCATGTGGTTTTATGAGAAAAGCGGCGGGCCGACGGTGGATGGCGTCATCAGTCTCACGCCTGAAGTTATTACCAATTTACTGAAAATCACCGGCTCGATCGATATGCAAGCCAAATATGGCGTTACGATCACCAGCGAAAACTTTATTGACGAAACCTTGAACCAGGTCGAATTGGTGTACGACAAGACCACCAATAAGCCAAAACAATTTATTGCTGATTTGTTGCCGGAATTATTAAACAAGCTGCTGGCCAGCAACCAGACGGCCTTTTTGTCGGTATTGGATTCATTGAGTCAATCGCTCGACGGCCGGCAGATGTTGATGTATCTCAATGATCCGACATTAGAAAACCAGGTCAAGAATTTTGGCTGGGGCGGTGATATCAAGTCAACGGCCGGCGATTACTTGATGGTAGTAAATAGTAATATTAGCGGCGGTAAAACCGACGCGGTGATTGATCAGACCATTGATCATGATTTGGAAATTAACACCGATGGGACAGCCACGGCCACGGTAGAAATAACCCGAACCCACACCGGCCAACCGGGCGATACTTGGACCGGGGTTAAGAATGTTGATTACCTGCGTCTCTACGTACCGCAGGGTGCTACGCTATTAGAAGCGACCGGTTTCGAACAACCCGATCCCAAACTAATGAAATCACCCAGCCGGGAATACGCGCCCGATGCTGACTTGGCTAATATTGAAGGTCGGGTGATTATAGATGAGCGTTCTGGCACCAGGATCAATCAGGAATTTGGTAAAACCGTATTTGGAAACTGGGCGCAGGTGGAGCCTGGCCAAAGCATCAAGCTTAGGCTGGTCTATCGGCTGCCAATCAATTTAAAGCCTGATGGCGTTATTAATCGTGCGGTGCTCTATAGTCTGTATGTCCAAAAACAATCGGGGTCATTCAATAGCGTCTATCGATCGACCATAAGTTATCCAGAGTCCTGGGCTATTTCAGGCGTATGGCCGGATCCCAACGCAGTTCAGGCAGATAATAGTACGTTTCGAATCGATACTGTGTTAAAGGGTGATTATGTTTTCGGTACGGTGTTCGAAAAATAG